The proteins below come from a single Pseudomonas chlororaphis genomic window:
- a CDS encoding 3-hydroxyacyl-CoA dehydrogenase, with protein sequence MSQTPFDIQRAAVVGAGTMGRGIVMCLANAGVAVQWVDNNPQMLEQALVAVAETYAHGVRQGRIDQGEADARIARVTRADDYTAIRDVDLVIEAVYENLDLKQSIFRELDSLLKPEAILASNTSALDIDAIAAVTGRPGQVLGLHFFSPAHIMKLLEVVRGAQTSQAVLEAALALGKRMGKVSVVSGNCHGFIGNRMLHPYVLEARKMLLEGAFPHQVDAALQGFGFAMGPFRMYDVVGIDLEWRARELAGKGQDAPEVQVDNRLCELGRFGQKSGNGYYHYEPGSRQAEQDVEVDALVQEVSEALGFQRREISHEEILERCLLALVNEGAKILQEGIAASAHDIDLVYLNGYGFPADKGGPMAWADSQGLEDIHARLLALETRQGDHWQPARLIGELAMQGKGFAQR encoded by the coding sequence ATGAGCCAGACACCCTTCGATATTCAGCGCGCCGCCGTGGTCGGTGCAGGCACCATGGGGCGGGGCATTGTGATGTGCCTGGCCAATGCCGGAGTGGCGGTGCAGTGGGTCGACAACAATCCACAGATGCTTGAGCAGGCTCTGGTCGCGGTGGCTGAGACCTACGCCCATGGTGTGCGTCAGGGACGTATTGACCAGGGCGAAGCCGATGCCCGGATCGCGCGGGTCACCCGCGCAGACGACTACACGGCAATCCGCGACGTGGACCTGGTGATCGAGGCGGTGTACGAAAACCTTGATCTCAAGCAAAGCATCTTCCGTGAGCTCGATAGCCTGCTCAAACCCGAGGCGATCCTGGCAAGCAACACCTCGGCGCTGGACATCGACGCCATCGCGGCCGTCACCGGCCGCCCCGGCCAAGTCCTGGGGCTGCACTTCTTCAGTCCGGCGCACATCATGAAACTGCTGGAAGTCGTTCGCGGTGCCCAAACGTCCCAGGCCGTGCTGGAGGCGGCGCTGGCGTTGGGCAAGCGCATGGGCAAGGTCAGCGTGGTCTCGGGCAATTGCCACGGTTTCATCGGTAACCGGATGCTCCACCCTTATGTGCTGGAGGCTCGCAAGATGCTGCTGGAGGGCGCATTCCCTCATCAAGTGGATGCGGCCTTGCAAGGCTTCGGCTTTGCCATGGGCCCGTTCCGCATGTATGACGTGGTTGGCATCGACCTGGAATGGCGGGCTCGCGAGTTGGCGGGCAAAGGTCAGGATGCGCCCGAGGTGCAAGTGGACAACCGCTTGTGCGAGCTGGGCCGGTTCGGCCAGAAAAGCGGCAATGGGTACTATCACTATGAACCTGGCAGCCGTCAGGCCGAACAGGATGTCGAGGTCGACGCGCTGGTGCAGGAGGTCAGCGAAGCACTGGGTTTCCAGCGTCGCGAGATCAGCCACGAGGAAATCCTGGAGCGCTGCTTGCTGGCGTTGGTCAACGAAGGGGCGAAGATCCTGCAGGAAGGCATTGCCGCGTCGGCCCACGACATAGACCTGGTTTACCTCAACGGCTATGGCTTTCCCGCAGACAAGGGCGGGCCGATGGCCTGGGCGGACAGCCAAGGGCTTGAAGACATTCATGCTCGCCTGCTGGCGCTCGAGACGAGGCAGGGCGACCATTGGCAGCCTGCACGCCTGATCGGCGAACTGGCCATGCAGGGCAAGGGTTTTGCCCAACGCTAG
- a CDS encoding toxin produces the protein MSKGKPGEPQVWERHGGDWGYRRLRDMTPAELAKREVDQQRHDAMLGRQDAYMKARLAQLHQEHAPAIRGCVFTKSCKLPDAVIDYCNPTGYIPTELVKEYGTVTLLGGRQVDESGRVPLKRITGALPASFGTFALGGTALSAIGTGTSAAVGAISAPVAAGTLLGLVGLLAPTSLGDGSLYTEDQLRSLEQARTRVRLHIETRADGTLKGYGYNTQARPDWEMIPVVTFQVRGDLYVADFGDGVELIWTPAQDPSATLGIPALEAAPQAPPIWIFPPTPAADSIIVNPIYPPEYKDFILVFPADSGVSPLYIVFSVRRKGLPDVGHDYHVAPKVTEIAGFPDLRVVKKKTPRQGGGGFRERWADKKGRIIYEWDFMHGELEAYRASDGSHLGAYDYLTGEQIDGPKPDRNIKKYL, from the coding sequence ATGAGTAAAGGAAAACCCGGTGAGCCCCAGGTCTGGGAGCGCCATGGTGGCGACTGGGGCTATAGGAGGCTGCGGGATATGACCCCAGCCGAGCTGGCCAAGCGCGAAGTCGATCAACAACGCCACGACGCCATGCTCGGCAGGCAGGACGCTTACATGAAGGCGCGTCTGGCCCAACTACACCAAGAGCACGCTCCCGCCATACGAGGCTGCGTATTCACCAAATCCTGCAAGTTGCCCGATGCGGTTATCGACTACTGCAATCCAACCGGCTACATCCCTACGGAGCTTGTGAAAGAGTACGGCACGGTGACGCTGCTGGGTGGGCGCCAGGTAGATGAGTCGGGACGCGTACCGCTGAAAAGAATCACCGGTGCGTTGCCGGCCAGCTTCGGAACGTTCGCCTTGGGCGGGACGGCATTGAGCGCAATCGGTACAGGCACCAGTGCCGCTGTCGGCGCGATCTCCGCACCTGTGGCGGCGGGTACGCTGCTGGGCCTGGTGGGCTTGCTGGCGCCTACCAGCCTGGGTGACGGCTCACTCTACACCGAAGATCAATTGCGCTCCTTGGAACAAGCTCGCACCCGTGTGCGCTTGCATATCGAAACCCGAGCCGACGGGACGTTGAAAGGGTATGGCTACAACACCCAGGCGCGGCCCGACTGGGAAATGATTCCGGTGGTGACTTTCCAGGTTCGCGGCGACCTCTATGTCGCGGACTTTGGCGATGGGGTCGAATTGATCTGGACGCCAGCGCAGGATCCTTCGGCGACGCTGGGAATACCGGCCTTGGAGGCCGCTCCCCAGGCCCCACCTATCTGGATCTTTCCACCGACTCCTGCGGCGGACAGCATTATCGTCAATCCGATTTATCCACCGGAGTACAAGGATTTCATTCTTGTGTTTCCAGCGGATTCCGGGGTTTCGCCGCTGTACATAGTTTTTAGTGTTCGGCGTAAAGGGTTGCCGGACGTAGGGCATGATTACCATGTCGCACCCAAGGTGACGGAGATTGCAGGGTTCCCAGACTTAAGAGTTGTTAAAAAGAAGACTCCTCGCCAGGGAGGCGGCGGCTTTCGAGAGCGGTGGGCCGATAAAAAAGGCAGAATAATTTATGAGTGGGATTTCATGCACGGCGAACTTGAGGCATACCGTGCGAGCGATGGAAGTCATTTGGGGGCCTATGATTATTTAACGGGCGAGCAAATTGATGGTCCCAAACCAGATCGTAATATCAAAAAATATTTGTGA
- a CDS encoding serine protease has product MPHPSTALRALMLASASLLAGCLTPPERSGAEPTTFETPEYFAQQGLAVVKASALYARGGTGQDVVVALVDSGLNTQLKEFEGRLADPGFDYVEGRAGTLDRVGHGTQMAGILAANKDGQGMHGIAFNARLVPFRFGDDNEPFFFDNNIAQSWQSGFDKGARLFNNSWANAIPATEITEARYNQVMPDALAVARKLVSDGAVFIFPTGNELKREPLAEPGLPRALPELEKGWIAVVALKNDGSAINGKSNYCGVAAAWCIAVPGGDTGAEAGLLTVGKDGRYVQTAGTSPAAALVSGALAALQSLYPALSPQQVREHLLATANRSGIYANSEAYGRGLMDLEAASLRRPEHMTD; this is encoded by the coding sequence ATGCCACATCCATCTACCGCATTACGCGCGCTCATGCTTGCGTCGGCCTCGCTGTTGGCCGGTTGCCTGACCCCTCCCGAACGATCTGGCGCTGAGCCGACCACGTTCGAAACACCGGAATATTTCGCCCAACAAGGCTTGGCAGTGGTAAAGGCCTCGGCTTTATACGCCCGCGGCGGCACCGGCCAGGACGTCGTGGTGGCGCTGGTCGACTCGGGGCTCAACACCCAACTGAAGGAGTTCGAAGGCAGGCTGGCCGACCCCGGGTTCGACTATGTCGAGGGGCGCGCCGGCACGCTTGACCGAGTCGGCCACGGCACGCAAATGGCCGGCATCCTCGCCGCCAACAAGGATGGCCAAGGCATGCATGGCATCGCCTTCAATGCCCGGTTGGTACCCTTTCGTTTCGGCGACGACAACGAGCCGTTTTTCTTCGATAACAACATTGCCCAATCCTGGCAAAGCGGATTCGACAAAGGTGCTCGCCTGTTCAACAACTCCTGGGCCAATGCCATCCCGGCAACCGAAATCACTGAGGCACGCTACAACCAGGTGATGCCCGACGCCTTGGCGGTCGCCCGGAAACTGGTATCCGACGGTGCCGTATTTATCTTCCCGACGGGTAACGAACTCAAGCGTGAGCCCCTTGCCGAACCTGGATTGCCGCGGGCGCTCCCCGAACTGGAGAAGGGTTGGATCGCGGTCGTTGCATTGAAAAACGACGGCAGTGCCATCAATGGAAAATCCAACTATTGCGGCGTTGCAGCCGCCTGGTGCATCGCGGTCCCCGGCGGCGACACAGGCGCAGAGGCCGGGCTGCTCACCGTAGGCAAGGACGGTCGCTACGTGCAAACCGCCGGCACATCGCCGGCCGCCGCCTTAGTCAGTGGCGCGCTCGCGGCGCTACAAAGCCTGTATCCAGCACTCAGCCCGCAACAAGTCCGTGAACACCTCCTGGCGACGGCCAACCGCTCGGGTATCTATGCCAACAGCGAAGCCTATGGCAGAGGGTTGATGGACCTTGAGGCAGCCTCGTTACGCCGGCCTGAACACATGACGGACTGA